The Vicinamibacterales bacterium genome contains a region encoding:
- a CDS encoding carboxypeptidase regulatory-like domain-containing protein yields the protein MRILALAAAALGLSIWCSTPALAQGGGASSTGTIQGRVTDAQGAVLPGVTVTATSPSALGAQTAITSETGNYRFPALPPGVYAVSYELAGFNTIRREGIQLSLGFTATINIELALASLQETVTVTGESPVIDTTATRIQQNFKTEQLASIPNGRDMWSLLAVTPAVQMSRIDVGGNRAGTQTGYTAYGFSGQVRVLIEGINTTEGTGGAGFYFDYSSLEEVFLGTSGQSAEMPNPGVQSQFIAKSGGNQFSGEYYLDWYNNSLQGSNIPGSYTEPGAFNNSPIRAHSNEIDHYYDTAINVGGPIKRDKVWWFGTYRTQFNAVAQPNFNFDKTFDTKLWNPVGKITYQMNQNNKFIGYYQWGQKLQPTRLPFGTARYDSVGPTYKQDSGSWVWKGEWNGTLSDKLYVEARFGDFGYYFPTLANSDEDYFWRDSGTLEIAGAHRLWQLDRDRKQVTGAGTLFLDTGAGSHTIKFGGELLNEQGYEGYLQGVGGDIEHVYNNGRSNQVIFRLPTATDAGKLGLGKDGALTSRSALNVRSAFVNDTWNNGRLTVNAGVRFDHYNAFLPAQEQLAATVGPVSVAAKSFAKQDMFTWNGVAPRVGVVFDLAGDGQTVLKANYGYFWHNPGVGVGGAANPNTAAKNATYRWNDANGDRVWQPGEETTLVSAALEGAVLLDPDITQPYSHEASVWLERQLASTLGVRAGFVYKTQDDLIDTSAQPLRGFDAFTVPFTYVDIGVDGRRGTADDTNITMLGLPSALASQFPTTTIVSNTNQYSRAKTAELSLNKRYGNRWSGQIGGAFTWLTDFPNGPQRNPNSPGAEDRTLWNMKVTASYDAGWGVRVTPVVRHQSGANYARELTISAPAGLIATSGGTGGNRAYADAAGDNREDNIWVFDIRGEKTIATGGRTRVRLFLDLFNMTNSHSSETISRATGLGYQKPSAILAPRTARLGFRFVW from the coding sequence ATGAGAATTCTCGCTCTGGCGGCTGCGGCGCTCGGGCTTTCCATCTGGTGCAGCACACCTGCGTTGGCGCAGGGCGGCGGCGCCAGCAGCACCGGCACGATTCAGGGACGCGTGACCGACGCGCAGGGCGCGGTCCTGCCAGGCGTCACGGTCACGGCCACGAGCCCGTCCGCGCTCGGCGCGCAGACGGCGATCACGTCCGAGACCGGCAACTACCGCTTCCCCGCCCTGCCCCCGGGCGTCTATGCCGTGAGCTACGAGCTGGCCGGCTTCAACACCATCCGGCGGGAAGGCATCCAGCTGTCGCTGGGTTTCACGGCCACGATCAACATCGAGCTCGCGCTCGCGTCCCTGCAGGAGACGGTGACCGTCACGGGCGAGTCGCCCGTCATCGACACCACGGCCACCCGCATCCAGCAGAACTTCAAGACCGAGCAGCTTGCCTCCATTCCCAACGGCCGGGACATGTGGTCGCTGCTCGCGGTCACTCCGGCCGTCCAGATGTCGCGCATCGACGTCGGCGGCAACCGCGCCGGCACGCAGACGGGCTACACCGCCTACGGCTTCTCGGGCCAGGTGCGCGTGCTCATCGAGGGCATCAACACCACGGAAGGCACGGGCGGCGCCGGCTTCTACTTCGACTACTCGTCGCTCGAGGAGGTGTTCCTCGGCACGTCGGGCCAGTCGGCCGAGATGCCGAACCCGGGCGTGCAGAGCCAGTTCATCGCCAAGTCGGGCGGCAACCAGTTTTCGGGTGAGTACTACCTCGACTGGTACAACAACTCGCTCCAGGGCTCGAACATCCCGGGCTCGTACACCGAGCCGGGCGCGTTCAACAACAGCCCGATCCGCGCGCACAGCAACGAGATCGACCACTACTACGACACGGCCATCAACGTGGGCGGCCCGATCAAGCGGGACAAGGTGTGGTGGTTCGGCACCTACCGCACCCAGTTCAACGCCGTCGCGCAGCCGAACTTCAACTTCGACAAGACGTTCGACACGAAGCTCTGGAACCCGGTCGGCAAGATCACGTACCAGATGAACCAGAACAACAAGTTCATCGGCTACTACCAGTGGGGCCAGAAGCTGCAGCCCACCCGCCTGCCGTTCGGCACGGCGCGCTACGACTCGGTCGGTCCCACCTACAAGCAGGATTCCGGCTCGTGGGTGTGGAAGGGCGAGTGGAACGGCACCCTGAGCGACAAGCTCTACGTCGAGGCGCGGTTCGGCGACTTCGGCTACTACTTCCCGACGCTCGCCAACAGCGACGAGGACTACTTCTGGCGCGACTCGGGCACGCTCGAGATCGCGGGCGCGCACCGGCTCTGGCAGCTCGATCGTGACCGCAAGCAGGTGACGGGCGCGGGCACCCTCTTCCTCGACACCGGCGCCGGCAGCCACACGATCAAGTTCGGCGGCGAACTCCTCAACGAACAGGGCTACGAGGGCTACCTGCAGGGCGTGGGCGGCGACATCGAGCACGTGTACAACAACGGCCGCTCCAACCAGGTGATCTTCCGGCTGCCGACCGCGACCGACGCCGGCAAGCTCGGGCTCGGCAAGGACGGCGCGCTCACGTCACGGTCCGCCCTGAACGTGCGGAGTGCCTTCGTCAACGACACGTGGAACAACGGCCGCCTCACGGTCAACGCGGGCGTGCGGTTCGACCACTACAACGCGTTCCTGCCCGCGCAGGAGCAGCTCGCGGCCACCGTGGGCCCGGTGAGCGTCGCGGCCAAGTCGTTCGCGAAGCAGGACATGTTCACGTGGAACGGCGTCGCCCCGCGCGTCGGCGTGGTCTTCGACCTGGCGGGCGACGGCCAGACGGTGCTGAAGGCCAACTACGGCTACTTCTGGCACAACCCGGGCGTGGGCGTCGGCGGCGCCGCCAATCCGAACACGGCCGCCAAGAACGCCACCTACCGCTGGAACGACGCCAACGGCGACCGCGTGTGGCAGCCCGGCGAAGAGACGACCCTCGTCAGCGCCGCGCTCGAAGGCGCCGTGCTCCTCGATCCCGACATCACGCAGCCCTACAGCCATGAGGCCAGCGTCTGGCTCGAGCGGCAGCTGGCCTCGACGCTGGGCGTGCGCGCGGGCTTCGTCTACAAGACGCAGGACGACCTCATCGACACCTCGGCGCAGCCGCTGCGCGGCTTCGACGCCTTCACGGTGCCGTTCACCTACGTCGATATCGGCGTGGACGGCCGCCGGGGCACGGCGGATGACACGAACATCACGATGCTCGGCCTGCCCTCGGCGCTCGCCTCGCAGTTCCCGACGACGACCATCGTGAGCAACACCAACCAGTACTCGCGCGCCAAGACGGCCGAGCTCTCGCTGAACAAGCGGTACGGCAACCGCTGGTCCGGCCAGATCGGCGGCGCCTTCACGTGGCTCACGGACTTCCCGAACGGGCCGCAGCGCAACCCGAACAGCCCAGGCGCCGAGGACCGGACGCTGTGGAACATGAAGGTCACGGCCAGCTACGACGCCGGCTGGGGCGTGCGCGTCACGCCGGTCGTCCGCCACCAGTCGGGCGCCAACTACGCCCGTGAGCTGACGATCTCGGCGCCCGCGGGCCTCATCGCCACCTCGGGGGGCACCGGCGGGAACCGCGCCTATGCCGACGCGGCCGGCGACAACCGCGAGGACAACATCTGGGTGTTCGACATCCGCGGCGAGAAGACGATCGCGACGGGCGGCCGCACGCGCGTGCGCCTCTTCCTCGACCTCTTCAACATGACCAACAGCCACTCGTCCGAGACCATCAGCCGGGCGACCGGGCTCGGCTATCAGAAGCCGTCGGCCATCCTCGCGCCGCGCACGGCGCGCCTGGGCTTCCGCTTCGTCTGGTAG
- a CDS encoding ATP-binding cassette domain-containing protein, whose translation MIAPPEAADAPPAVEFDRVSLAFDEHVVLSDLSLCIPKGAMRILLGVSGSGKSVILKLVLGLIRPDAGTITVDGERVDAMTERELLRVRRGIGMVFQENALFDSLTVADNVGFGLSDRNHGTDEDVQARVHEVLGFVGLGDLGERLPSELSGGQRRRVAIARAMAPRPNLLLFDDPITGLDPLIATTVDGEIVKLRDLEHVTSLVATHQIRDAFYIATHRATREDGHVQIAPADAGSPALAEFLLLRDGRIQFTGTAEDLLASEDPYVKEYLLNTLPPW comes from the coding sequence GTGATCGCCCCCCCAGAGGCCGCCGACGCGCCGCCGGCCGTCGAGTTCGACCGGGTGTCCCTGGCGTTCGACGAACACGTCGTGCTGTCCGACCTGAGCCTGTGCATCCCGAAGGGCGCGATGCGGATCCTGCTCGGCGTCAGCGGCTCGGGCAAGTCGGTCATCCTGAAGCTCGTGCTCGGCCTGATCCGGCCCGATGCCGGCACCATCACCGTCGATGGCGAGCGCGTGGACGCCATGACGGAGCGGGAGCTGCTGCGCGTGCGGCGGGGCATCGGCATGGTGTTCCAGGAGAACGCGCTGTTCGATTCCCTGACCGTCGCCGACAACGTGGGCTTCGGCCTGTCCGACCGGAACCACGGCACCGACGAGGACGTCCAGGCCCGCGTGCACGAGGTGCTCGGATTCGTCGGGCTGGGCGATCTCGGTGAGCGGCTGCCCTCCGAGCTGTCGGGCGGCCAGCGCCGGCGCGTGGCGATTGCCCGCGCCATGGCGCCGCGGCCGAACCTGCTGCTCTTCGACGATCCGATCACGGGACTCGATCCGCTGATCGCGACGACCGTCGACGGCGAGATCGTCAAGCTGCGCGACCTCGAACACGTCACGTCCCTCGTCGCGACGCACCAGATCCGCGATGCCTTCTACATCGCGACCCACCGGGCGACGCGAGAGGACGGGCACGTGCAGATCGCGCCCGCCGATGCCGGATCGCCGGCCCTGGCGGAGTTCCTGCTCCTGCGCGATGGTCGCATCCAGTTCACGGGCACCGCCGAGGATCTGCTGGCCTCCGAGGATCCGTACGTGAAGGAGTACCTGCTGAACACGCTCCCGCCCTGGTAG